Proteins encoded by one window of Musa acuminata AAA Group cultivar baxijiao chromosome BXJ2-9, Cavendish_Baxijiao_AAA, whole genome shotgun sequence:
- the LOC103997485 gene encoding glucuronoxylan 4-O-methyltransferase 3, producing the protein MKAKGPNTINPKLLLLGFLLAFLLLYMLASGYSSSPTPETTSVEASAATRAPACTKIPPSLGETIIHYATSNITPQQTLREISVTDKVLERKSPCNFLVFGLGHDSLMWSALNHGGRTVFLEEDKKWIESVTQKFPTLEAYHVSYDTKVSQADELLESGKSTGCMVLEDTKFSRCPLALTKLPDVFYEVDWDLIMVDAPTGYFPQAPGRMGAIYTAGMAARGRRREGDTDVFVHDVDRAVEDKFSKTFLCQGYLKEEEGRIRHFTIPSHRANPEISFCPS; encoded by the coding sequence ATGAAGGCCAAGGGTCCGAACACCATCAACCCAAAGCTGCTTCTTCTTGGGTTCTTGCTTGCATTTCTTCTCCTTTACATGCTCGCGTCTGGTTACTCATCCTCACCAACTCCAGAGACCACCTCAGTGGAAGCATCGGCAGCAACTCGAGCACCTGCATGCACAAAGATCCCACCCTCGCTTGGAGAAACCATCATCCACTACGCCACCTCAAACATCACTCCCCAGCAAACCCTGCGAGAGATCTCCGTCACAGATAAAGTTTTGGAGCGGAAGTCTCCCTGCAACTTCCTTGTCTTCGGCCTCGGCCATGACAGCCTCATGTGGAGCGCACTGAACCACGGCGGGCGCACCGTCTTCCTCGAAGAAGACAAGAAATGGATCGAGAGTGTGACACAGAAGTTCCCGACGTTGGAGGCGTACCACGTGAGTTATGACACCAAGGTGAGCCAGGCCGACGAGCTGTTGGAGTCAGGGAAGTCGACAGGCTGCATGGTGTTGGAAGACACCAAGTTTTCCAGGTGCCCGTTGGCACTGACCAAGTTGCCGGATGTGTTCTATGAGGTGGACTGGGACTTGATCATGGTGGATGCACCCACCGGCTACTTCCCACAGGCGCCGGGGAGGATGGGCGCAATCTACACGGCGGGCATGGCAGCTcgagggaggaggagggagggggaTACCGATGTTTTCGTGCATGATGTGGATAGAGCGGTGGAGGATAAGTTCTCAAAGACCTTCCTGTGTCAGGGTTACTTGAAAGAAGAGGAGGGAAGGATAAGGCACTTCACCATCCCCAGCCACAGAGCTAATCCAGAGATCTCATTCTGTCCTTCATAA
- the LOC103997524 gene encoding acyltransferase GLAUCE-like produces the protein MASLPMQIATPLTDEDVEKGEASVLVSPRNPTPMKTIYLSDIDQTAAFPVETIFFYEMPPDDTAAVTSDVLLIPYYFMAGRLNFNLETKRLELLCNNAGALFVGATSRRRLEELGSLSAPNPSFQHLIFRTDGFNGLHETPIFTVQVSSSSSHRDGCVCIDLDFRFPLKVTVFRCGGFSIGIMTNHSVLDGKSAAEMFENLAAICRGDGLKTLELHVDRSCIRARYPPQILFHHTEYTKRRDDTCFTSPEQPSPSTALLQVSKNHDYRVLSLAPDMIDGLKRKAMTECYSSFEAVVAHLWRARTKAVFDDPLEISSVLFAVDLRSKMSLPLPRGFTGNAVITASASAGAAELGERPFCFAVKRVREAIGRVTDEYVRSAVDWL, from the coding sequence ATGGCTTCTCTACCCATGCAGATTGCAACTCCTTTGACGGACGAGGATGTCGAGAAAGGAGAAGCATCCGTCCTGGTTTCTCCGAGAAATCCAACACCTATGAAGACAATCTACCTATCCGACATCGACCAGACCGCAGCTTTTCCTGTAGAGACCATCTTCTTCTACGAGATGCCACCTGACGATACAGCAGCAGTCACGTCCGATGTCCTCTTGATCCCCTACTACTTCATGGCCGGGAGACTCAACTTCAACCTGGAAACCAAGAGGCTGGAGCTACTCTGCAACAATGCCGGGGCCTTGTTCGTTGGTGCAACATCGAGACGTAGGCTAGAGGAGCTCGGCAGCCTCTCTGCACCCAACCCTTCGTTCCAGCATCTCATCTTTAGAACCGATGGATTTAATGGCCTCCATGAGACCCCCATCTTCACCGTTCAGGTCAGTTCATCCTCCTCTCATCGGGATGGCTGCGTATGTATAGACCTTGACTTCCGATTTCCATTGAAGGTGACTGTATTCAGATGCGGAGGTTTCTCGATCGGCATAATGACGAACCACAGCGTACTCGACGGGAAATCAGCAGCCGAAATGTTTGAGAATCTTGCTGCCATTTGCAGGGGTGATGGCCTGAAGACTCTCGAGCTTCATGTGGATAGATCATGCATCAGGGCAAGATATCCACCTCAGATACTCTTCCACCACACGGAGTACACGAAGCGGAGGGATGACACCTGCTTCACCTCCCCCGAGCAGCCCTCTCCATCCACCGCTCTGTTACAGGTCTCCAAGAACCACGACTACAGGGTGCTGTCTCTCGCCCCTGACATGATCGATGGCCTCAAGCGAAAGGCCATGACCGAGTGCTACTCCAGCTTCGAGGCGGTGGTAGCTCACCTGTGGAGAGCGAGAACGAAGGCGGTGTTCGACGACCCGCTGGAGATCTCCTCCGTGCTGTTCGCGGTGGACCTCAGGAGCAAGATGTCACTGCCGCTGCCTCGTGGGTTCACCGGCAACGCGGTGATCACAGCCTCGGCGAGCGCCGGGGCGGCGGAGCTAGGCGAGCGGCCGTTCTGCTTCGCGGTGAAGAGGGTGAGGGAGGCCATCGGAAGGGTGACGGATGAGTACGTGAGGTCGGCTGTGGACTGGCTGTAG
- the LOC135622744 gene encoding zinc-finger homeodomain protein 4-like, with amino-acid sequence MDLSGQEGEIPIPITSVYVGGHAHGSIHDSPPIHHPSNGPPPPPLSTATTEDHHHNTTNSYSTKKGVVVRYRECLKNHAASIGGNATDGCGEFMPSGEEGTLEALKCSACSCHRNFHRKETEGEPCCDWFYPLRGRKVMGHKGLLISGSDAFGYSPACNSLIPRATPHNMIMPLGVMQTSESDEMEGVGAMMARPVVVKKRFRTKFTPEQKEKMLSFAEKVGWRLQKQEESVVQQFCQEIGVKRRVLKVWMHNNKHHLAKKNSLQLE; translated from the coding sequence ATGGATCTTTCTGGTCAAGAAGGAGAGATCCCAATCCCAATAACCAGTGTATATGTTGGTGGTCATGCCCATGGCAGCATCCATGACAGCCCTCCCATCCACCACCCCTCCAatggccctcctcctcctcccctatcCACTGCCACCACAGAGGACCACCACCACAACACCACCAACTCCTACAGCACCAAGAAAGGGGTGGTAGTAAGGTACAGGGAGTGCCTCAAGAACCATGCAGCTTCCATCGGTGGGAATGCCACTGATGGGTGCGGTGAATTCATGCCCAGTGGCGAGGAGGGAACTCTGGAGGCCTTGAAGTGCTCTGCCTGCAGCTGCCACAGGAACTTCCACAGGAAAGAGACAGAAGGAGAGCCCTGCTGCGACTGGTTCTACCCCCTCAGGGGGAGGAAGGTGATGGGCCACAAGGGCCTCCTCATCTCAGGATCAGATGCATTTGGTTACAGCCCTGCATGCAATAGCCTCATTCCAAGGGCCACACCTCACAACATGATCATGCCTCTTGGTGTCATGCAGACCTCTGAGTCTGATGAGATGGAAGGGGTGGGTGCAATGATGGCAAGGCCTGTCGTGGTGAAGAAGAGGTTCAGGACCAAGTTCACCCCAGAGCAGAAGGAGAAGATGCTGAGCTTTGCTGAGAAGGTGGGGTGGAGGCTGCAGAAACAGGAGGAGAGTGTGGTCCAGCAGTTCTGCCAGGAGATTGGGGTGAAGAGGAGGGTCCTCAAGGTGTGGATGCACAACAACAAGCATCACTTGGCAAAGAAGAACTCTCTCCAGCTTGAATGA